In one window of Gossypium hirsutum isolate 1008001.06 chromosome A01, Gossypium_hirsutum_v2.1, whole genome shotgun sequence DNA:
- the LOC107917336 gene encoding uncharacterized protein: protein MTNASRAKKDASKKHLDDMVDIGCLMLATMTPELQKQHKNMVPYDMIQHLKELNERKACQQRYKTSKDLFRCKMVEGTPVGTHILQMIGYIKSLEKLGFPLGEELAIGVILQSLSDSFSQFVLNFNMNEINKTLPHLFSMLRTA, encoded by the coding sequence ATGACTAATGCCTCTAGAGCTAAAAAGGACGCTTCTAAGAAGCACCTTGATGACATGGTAGACATAGGATGTCTAATGCTTGCTACTATGACTCCTGAACTTCAAAAGCAACATAAGAATATGGTTCCTTATGATATGATCCAGCACCTCAAGGAATTAAATGAGCGGAAAGCATGTCAACAGAGGTATAAAACCTCTAAGGATCTATTTCGATGCAAAATGGTAGAGGGAACTCCTGTGGGAACTCATATTCTCCAAATGATAGGCTATATAAAAAGCCTTGAAAAACTTGGATTCCCTCTAGGTGAGGAATTGGCCATCGGTGTTATTTTGCAATCTTTGTCAGATAGTTTTAGCCAATTTGTCcttaatttcaatatgaatgagaTTAATAAGACTTTGCCACATTTATTCAGCATGTTACGAACTGCTTAA